CCGTGCTGCGCATCGCCGCCGGTGCCCAGCGCCCGGATGCGGGACTGGTGCTCCGGCCGGAACGCCTGGGGTACTTCGCCCAGGAACTCGACGCCCCTCCCGGCAGCACTGCCGGCGAGGTGCTGGACCGTGCCCAGCGCCCGGCCCTCGACGCGCTCGCCGCGCTGGAGAGCCAGGACGTGGAAGCCTACGGGCAGGCCTTGGACGACGCCGAACGGCTGGGCGCCTGGAGCGCTCAGGCGCGGCGTGGGGAAGTCCTCGCCGGGCTGGGACTCTCCGGCCTCGACGAACGGACGCCCGTTGAACGGCTGTCCGGTGGGCAGCGTTCCCGGCTGGCGCTTGCGGCGCTCCTCCTGGAGGAGCCCGACGCGCTGCTGCTGGACGAGCCCAGCAATCATCTGGACGACGCCGCCGTGGCGTATCTGGAATCCGCCTTGCGCGACTGGAAGGGCCCCGTGCTCTTCGCCAGTCATGACCGCACCTTCCTGGACCGGGTGGCCACACGAATCGTGGACCTGGACCCCTTGCCGGTGCCGGCCGTGGTGCTGGCCGACGCCGCCTCTCCGGACGCTTCGGCGCCGGAGGGGGCCGCGGATGCCGCTGGTGCGGAGCCGGGCGACACGACCTCCGACAGCGGCAGCGGGCTGGGGGTCCGCCACTTCGGTGGGGACTACAGCAGCGCTCTCCGCGCGCGTCGGGACCTCATGCGGCAGTGGCGCGACCGCTACGCCGCGGAACAGGCCGAACTGCTCGCCCTGCGGCACGAGATCGAGGTGGGTTCCCGCAACGTCAACCGCCGGAATGAGCCGAGGACCGAGGCCAGGGCCTCTCTGAAGTTCTACACGGACAAAGATGCGAAGGTCACGGCACGCCGGGCGCGCAATGCGAGGGTCCGCCTCGAGACGGTGGAGAGCAGCCGGGTCCGGCGCCCCCCGGAGCCTCTGCGCTTCGCCGGCTTCGACCCTGCCTCCACGGCGCTGCCGCACGCGACAACGACGGCGGACCCGACGACGGCGGACCCGACGGCGGCGGCCGGGCCGGCGGCGGCCGGGCCGGCGGCGGCGGCCGGGCCGGCGGCGGCCGGGCCGGCGGCGGCCGGGGCTGCGGAGCGGGGTGCGGCAGCCGCCGAGGCGGTGCTCCGCGCTCACCGCGTGTCGGTCCCCGGCCGTCTGGATCCCGTGTCCTTCGGGCTCGCCCCACAGGGCAGACTGCTCCTGACAGGTGCCAACGGCAGCGGGAAGTCGACGCTGCTCCAGGCCTTGGCGGGGCGGGTCGAGCACGAGGGGGAGATCCTCCGGGCCGAGGATGCCACCGTGGGCTATCTGGCCCAGGACACCGTGTTCGAGGACCCCGGCCAGAGCGCCGCTGCCTGGTACGCGCGTGCCGTGGGCTTCGAACGGGCCGACAGCACGCCGCTCGCGACCCTCGGGCTGCTTCCCGAGCGGGACACCGGCCGGGCTCTCGGCGAGCTCAGCATCGGGCAGCAGCGGCGCGTGGCGCTCGCGGCTCTCGTGGCGGACCCACCACGGGTGCTCCTCCTGGACGAGCCCAGCAACCACCTGTCGCTGGCACTGGTCGAGGAACTCGAGGAGGCGCTGGAGTCCTTCGCCGGGGCCGTCGTGATCGCGACCCACGACCGCTGGCTGCGCACGCGCTGGCGGGAGCGGAACGTCCCGGAGATCAGCCTCGGCTGAGCCGGCATCACCGCTGAAACAGTGAGTTCCCGCCGAAACAGTGCGTTAAACACACGGTTTCGACGGGAACTCACTGTTTCAGCGGAAGGAGGCCGGAAACCTCAGGCGCGAAACCTCAGGCCGCGAACCTCAGCGCTGCCCGGGAATCAGTGGCTTTCGAGCCAGGACTGGGCCTGCTGAGCCTGCAGGTTGAGGGCCTTGCCGACCAGGGGCTCGGCCGCCCCGGCGATCTTGCCGCCCAGGAACGGGATGGAGGAGGTCACTTCACCCTCGACGTCGATCCGGGTCTGACCGTCCACCGGCACGAGCTTCTGCAGCGCGGACGCGCTCACGGGTGCGCCACTGATCGAGATCTGGATGTCGGCCTGGCGGCTTCCGTCCTCCAGGGGAGCGGTCCACGACTCACGCTGCGTCACGGTGAGGGCCTCGCCCACCACCTTGCGGGCGAT
The nucleotide sequence above comes from Arthrobacter woluwensis. Encoded proteins:
- a CDS encoding ATP-binding cassette domain-containing protein, translating into MHTVTLQHLALDGISQRYAGRRVLSDITFAVSPGQRVGLIGENGSGKSTVLRIAAGAQRPDAGLVLRPERLGYFAQELDAPPGSTAGEVLDRAQRPALDALAALESQDVEAYGQALDDAERLGAWSAQARRGEVLAGLGLSGLDERTPVERLSGGQRSRLALAALLLEEPDALLLDEPSNHLDDAAVAYLESALRDWKGPVLFASHDRTFLDRVATRIVDLDPLPVPAVVLADAASPDASAPEGAADAAGAEPGDTTSDSGSGLGVRHFGGDYSSALRARRDLMRQWRDRYAAEQAELLALRHEIEVGSRNVNRRNEPRTEARASLKFYTDKDAKVTARRARNARVRLETVESSRVRRPPEPLRFAGFDPASTALPHATTTADPTTADPTAAAGPAAAGPAAAAGPAAAGPAAAGAAERGAAAAEAVLRAHRVSVPGRLDPVSFGLAPQGRLLLTGANGSGKSTLLQALAGRVEHEGEILRAEDATVGYLAQDTVFEDPGQSAAAWYARAVGFERADSTPLATLGLLPERDTGRALGELSIGQQRRVALAALVADPPRVLLLDEPSNHLSLALVEELEEALESFAGAVVIATHDRWLRTRWRERNVPEISLG
- a CDS encoding DUF2505 domain-containing protein, which encodes MALNASTTVPFGLPEVAAVLVDENFVRHVSELVGGTLEDFTIEGDTAAAFTATVVRTVPTTRLPEIARKVVGEALTVTQRESWTAPLEDGSRQADIQISISGAPVSASALQKLVPVDGQTRIDVEGEVTSSIPFLGGKIAGAAEPLVGKALNLQAQQAQSWLESH